CGACAGCTCGTGACGTTGCGGCGTTTACAAACGCGAGAGTAGACTGGAAGGAAACGCCGGAGGCACACGTGTTCAAAGCTGATTTACCAGGGctgaagaaagaagaagtgaAGGTTGAGGTTGAAGACAAGAACATACTTCAGATCAGCGGGGAGAGGAGCAAGGAGAACGAGGAGAAGAACGACAAGTGGCACCGTGTGGAGAGGGCAAGCGGGAAGTTTATGAGGAGGTTTAAGTTGCCCGAGAATGCGAAAATGGAGGAAGTTAAGGCGACGATGGAGAACGGTGTGCTTACTGTTACGGTGCCGAAAGCGCCTGAGAAGAAGCCTGAAGTCAAGTCTATTGATATCTCTGGCTAAGCCATTGGGGAGGAAGATGAATGATTAATTGAAGATTTGGTGTGTGGGATAATAAAGCGTGTTTGGTTTTAAAGTTTGTGTGCTCTTTTGGTTTGTTATGCTGTGAAATTGTGGCTTTTCTGATACCGTGAATGTAAAAGATGCTATATTACTATGAATAAACGAACATTTCTATGAGTTCAGAGAAAAAAGAAGAGttccagaaaagaaaaaaaacgaacaTTTCTATAATCATGGTTGAATGACATTGTTAGTAAAGATGGGCTGGGCTCATGATGTAAGTAGTTGTTCAAGCTGATAGACAGAAAACTTAGAAAACTGGAGGACCCATTATCACCTTTTGCAGTGGCGGACTTAGAACTTGATTTGAGCAGAACTATGAAATATTGTCTGAGCTTTTATGtaactttgaaattttaacaAAGATAaccaaaattacaaatttatgGGGGATAACTTTCCCACCCACACTCCATGTAGATCAGGAATGAAAAACGTAACAACTAAACAAAACAAGTAAGACACCCATAAGCACTTACTAGTGAATTCAAGATCTTCAGCCCTCCTCCtagtatgtttttaatttgttaggAGGGTTTTCCTGGTCAAATCTTGATTAATCTTATAAGATCCATATAATCCAACCTTTTTTGTCATTATTTCAAAATGAACTAGTATTAATTGAAACAACAAATACAGTCATCTATCTCAGTTTAAAGCATTCCTTTAGGAGTAATCTTTCTAGTAATGTAGTGACTTATATTGTGTTTGAATtctgaaatttttaatattttgttccaattttttttgtgcattGGCTCAACTCATTTTTGATGTTTTCGGAAGGTTTTGTGGTGTACCCTTACCCACCACTTTTTCTAAACTATCAAAGTAAACACCTAGTGCATGGCAAAAAGATGTTAAAATATAGTTGAATATAAAACGAAACATTTAAAACACTATATAAACTTAATATCCGCATGGGTTTATTGGACTCCAACAACAACTCCATAATCTAGACTGTTTTAAGCTTTAAAACCAGTGAATCATATCAAAGAAATCAAAAGTTGTTCCATTAATGTTACATGAGCTATCATTTGGCAGAGTCACCAAAATGCATTTTCCTAATCAAGATATTCTTCTAGCTTTAGCTATTTTTGTTCATCACAGTTAAAGAATGGAGACTGGACTGTGATTTTGTTATGTAGGTTAAAAATGCCTATAATTGTCTAActaattcatgatttttttttcttaaatcaaGGAGAATGAGACCGAAAATAGCAGACTTTTATAGTGTTGATGTGATTTGTCAAAACCAACTATACATCAACTAGTGgtgtctttttctttcttaattcttgtggtttttttttgactaaaggcATGTGGTTGCCAATGTGATCATCCTAATTAATTggtcttaaaaaaattatgtgaaGTGAACTTATAAAAGTACGCGTAATTAACGCCAAATAATTTGCAAACATGCCACATAACGAGGAGATAAGATTTGTGTTACGTTTGTTCAGAACTATAACGTGAGGTTTCCGTATCTCAAGTCTCCTAATAAAAGTCACTAATGAATACATATGATAAGATTCACTATCGTTCTCAAGTGTCAGCCTCTTTGTCATGTTACAAATTTAATGCAATGCATCGTGTTTATTCGACAAGCCATTGAATTCCTAAACAACTTGGAGTTATATATACCACCGAAAAGCACATTTAGTCAAAAGACTCCGAACATAATTTCAAACTAAATTAGTTACGAGTGATAGCTACATACTACTATACAAGTTTGTCTTTGTGCTAACTAAATCTTCAAGCGTCAGGAAACAATCCTCGTATTTTCTTTTGTCGCTAACAAACACAAAGTTCCAAGAAAGTATCGAATGATTATTATGATATGACGATAATTCGATGAATAATTTACAATATTATATGATACGATCATACATAATCACTGTATGCACCCTAACCACACCACctaaaacaaaacagaacaacttaatattaattaatcaCGTGATTCTCATTCAATGGCTACGTCCTCCATGAGATTTACCGGTAGCCGACGAACCGGTTCCGGATCCGGACCCTTTCGTTGACACACTCCCTGACCCTCTGCTTCCAAAATAAAGATCCGACAAGTAATTCCCAATATCTTCAGGGGTATACCTAACATTAAACCCATCTCCTCCCAAACCGAACCGGTTCACCTCGTAAAACTCGGTACAAACCGGCATCAGCTTCTGACTCAACGATAATTTAATccagtccctaagtttcgggtCGGGCACCACCCACGCTATCTGTTTCCGGTACGCCGCCTCGAACTCGTCGTTAAACCTACCGAACAGCTCTGTCGCCTCCTCCCCCGTGATCTCCTCAGCTGGATTCTCCGGCAACGACGTCAGCACTCTCCCCCACGCGAGCTTCTCGAACTTGTCCGCGTACTGCCTCACCTTCCCCTCGTGCCTCCCCACCCAGTCCTCCCCGAGAAGAACCTTCAAGCCAGACGAACGCACCTTTACGACGACGTATTGGAGATTGTTCGCGAGGAAGAGGTAAGACAGCGCCACGTCCTTGTACGGCTGAGCTTTCCCGTCGATTTTGCAGAGAGTCAGGAGTATCACCCACGCGATACGCACGGACACCGGAGACGAGTAGAGCTCCTCCGGACGAGCGTCTTCTCCGGCGTAAGATTCCGGCGAGGTTGGCCGCCAGTTCTCGAAGATCACGGCGGTTGACTCGCTGTAGTCGGCGAGGAAGGAGAGGTAGTTCATGACGTAGCGAGTGAGCGGGTGAACGCCGCCGCCGGCGATCGGCGTTTTGGAGGTTTCCTTCTGAATCGCCGACTCGAAATCATTCATCATGAGCCTCGCCGCGTCGCCGAGTTTCGCCAAGGAGCTGATCACCTGAGTTCTAACGGTAACGGCCGAGTCGAAGTAGAAGATGGATTCGATCTCGACGAAGAGGTTCGCGAGCGACTCGTACATATCTAAAAACCGGAACATTTTCTCCGGCGATAGTTTTTTTATCTTCGCGGCGTTCTCCGGGAAGGTGAATAGCGTCAACGCTCCTTCTTGCGTGATGTCTGTGAAGGAGGATTCGGCTATGTTGACGGAGGAGGAGAAGACGTGATCCGCGAGAAGCCTCTCTCCGAAAAAGAGGGACCTAACGGCTAGCTTGACAGCTGGCAGCCAGGACCTGATCTTGGACTCGAGTGTGTCCCAGTCCATTTTTTGAATCTGATGGAGAGTGAATCTCTCCACGGCTAGGCCGTGGAGCGTCTCGTCGACGATCGATCTCCTTACGGTTTTGTAGACTTTGACGCATTCTTTGGCGTATCCTGATGAGATCATGCAGTCAGCGATCATCTTGAGATCGTCCATTGCGTCCGAGTCTCCCCCGGAAAATCTATGTTCTTCGGTGGTGTTCTCTTCGTGGAAGGTTTCGTCTTCGGAGTCGGAGACGCTGGTGGGTGTGGATGAGCTGAATCTTGACGATCTGTGGGACCGGACGGAGACGGATTCCGGGTCTAGATACTGTCGGTTCTCCATCAGGACTCGGTGGAACTCTGATTCGAGAAGGTTCATCGCTGATTGCATCAGGTTCTGAGCGTGGATTAGCTTGTCGGACGAGGGGTTGACGGCGGCAAGACGGTGCATCGTGATGTGCAGATGCCTGACGGCTTCGACGAACTCCTCTGCTTCGCGACGACTGTTGGTGGAGAAGAGGAATTGgtcggaagaagaagaaggagaagtcCATTTGGATATGacggtgttgatgttgctcatACACTCCTGAACAGCTGTCTCGGCGAGTGTTTGGTGAGCTGTTTGTTTCTCCGGTGGAGGAGATGACCTGAACAAGTGCTTCCCCATAATCTCCAAACTCTGTTTTGTGTGTTGCTCTGTTTATTTGGGTTTTCTTGCCTTGAAACAAAAATACTTTGTGTTTTGTTACTCAACAAATAAAAGTGAAGTTtatggtttgtttgttttgtttgcaaAATGAAATGAAGCAGAATAGCAGATAAGAGAGGAGGAAGGTATATATAGAAATGTAGTATTGTTATGTAGATGTGTAATGAAAGTTTGGCGgatgtatatatgtattgtaCGTATAGATATGTGCAGAGAAAATGTTCACTAGTCAAACGCGGTATCAAATACGACATGATATTTGATAAAGTCAAAACCGAAGAGTTAGTTTAGTGACAGTCTATTCTGACCAAAGTTATTACATTCATTGCCTTGATCTGCAGCCTGTGAACTTTTGTAAATTTACCGTTACGACTATAAGTGCTAGTTGATATTGGagtattaattataatttgacTGCGACtagtaatattattttgtaatttaacaGGAACCGAATGCACCGAAAATTATTACAAACAATGGATTCTTAATAACGATGTTAAGAACTTTATAAACCAACGGTGTCCATGTTGAATGTCAACAAATTGCCAATTTAGTAATCATTAGCTTTTCTGAAAAGATTAGTTGTTGGAACATGATTTATCACATAAATCCGATTTAGTAAAGATCTAATCGAAACATGCTAAATTAATTGACAGTAATTACATGATCATCGGTGAAGTCCAACTATTTCGGTTCAAATGGCTATATGCCTCTAAGTCTAAAAGATAATAGCCAAAACTTAGTCACCTCACGGTAAGGTTAAACGGTTACACAACATGGTGAGATCTCCAGAATAGGACACGGCAAAGTAGTTGAAGTGAGTTGAGCAGTATAAAAAACAATCTAAAATcatcacatttttttttaatttactcatttaaaattgtcaaaatgataatattttctgagttgtatttttgtgtgtttattctTTATATTCATCATATTCACCGTTTTCCTAAACATTACTATGTTCATATTCGATTATAGATTTTAGTTCCACATTTTTCAGTTacatatagatattttattttatttgtatattattgtttaaatgaaaaatatcaaCAGAAGTTAAGcaattatatttgaaaataaaatgcaACTGTTAATTAGCTTTTTGCTACTCAAAACACAATAGTATGTTAGTTAGCTGGTTTCTTTACTATTTTGGGAAACGAAGATTGTGAGGAAGGTTCCATGCTCTAAAAGTTGAATGTCAATTTGCGTCGTGCCCGCCAAATAAATGAAATCCACAGTTTTCAAAAGTTGTTCAAAGATGCTAAACTACTAATTAGTGAGTTAGTTCATAGTTTTATCCATTTCTTAATTAATCATGCTTAAAACAGAGGCTTGTAGAGAAGACAATATACAAAAAATTCCGTCCAAAGTCCAAACTAAAAccgttttaaatataatattccATCACCGAAtataattaatcaaatattaaaattttatatggttttactaaattaaaaatatccatatatacacaaaatcattttcttttgaaCTTTACACAAAACCTTAGAAGTTAGAAGTAAAAATTTCCTTTGTTAAttaaactatacaattttaacattttatatatatatgccaaagtttaagtttttttcacTGTAATTTCAAACCTGACTAGTCATATCCATCCAGAAATTAGTTCTTAGAATACACATAGATCTATGTAATTCgtacaaaaaatgtaaaatggCCGTACGAATCAACCGACAATCCGTTAACTAAAAATCAACCTACATACATTGAATGAAACGCAAGTTAAAAAAACTCAACGTGATGTTAACATGTAGTTATCTGCTTgaagaatatttatattattagttCTTTAAGTTAGTTACCCACATAATGATATGAATGATAGTACAAATCAACCGACAATCTATTAACTAAAAAGAAATCAACCGGCAGAATGAAACTGAAATTACTAAATTCAACGTGATGTAAACATGTAATTTTATGCTTGAagactatttatatttttggttcttAAAGTTAGTTTCTTGAATAAATATCccaataatataaatttattatgtaattaaaatttaaacataaaatgaaTTAGACTATTTGAATATTGACACTTGTGTTTTCTCTCAAGATTGTTAGGGAGTTTCTCAATCAAACAAGAAACCCTTCCtttttctacaattttttttcttttttcattattttcattattttagtGTTGAGAAACTGCATGAAAAACCGTAAGTGATAATGCTAGTGCTCTTACCACTTAAGTGAAAGATACCATACTTGGTTTCTTTTTCGTGGAAacgtaaaatattttcttttaaaaaacagGAAATTGAAAGACAATGAAAAAGAGAGATAATCAAaagatgattaaaaaaatagcaCGCGTGAGTCGAGTGGAACTTACCCTCGAGGGATAAAGCTGAAGTTCCCATgcattacaaaagaaaattacgCACGGTCCTCATTCCCCATTGCCCCTAGTGATTTGGAGTAGCATTAGAAACAAGATTCAAGAGCCGACTCTCTTGAGTCTTGAGCACTTGGTTTTGTCTTTTTCCGAATAATATAACAATAAGATGTTGACCTTGCGAGTTTGACCGTTTGTTTACGGGTAGACGAAATAACCTGTCGAACTTATTATGGATAGTCCACCAACGACTACttgttaaattaaatattaatcaatgaCTGGTCACTATTTAGTTCATTGCTAACGTTAGCAGAAGTAATTGATATCATAATCGGTATTCACGATTTGTGAGATGCTTGTCTCTATTATTATGACCTAACGAGGATCTCTTATTGTAAGGTTTTAGTCTTGTAGCAATTCCAGTCCCTCTTTTTTGTAGATTTTCTCATTTACACTATTCACATTGGAACCCAAAAAATATGAGAAAGTCTGATCCGATCATAGAGTTTAACGTACTGAACTGGAATCGAACTGAATCTAGCCGTATAAATATTGGTTATAAATGTTATATGTGTGTGGATCTTGTGTGCTTGCCTTAATCTGGCGTGAGTCGGTATTGTGGAACAAAGAGCTTGATGGATCCTAACAAGCTACCCCAAACCACTTGTTTCATGGTCATTCATCTAATCTATATATAACCTATTTTGAATTATTCTTGGCATGCATATCATAaactatacatatattttaaccaTAGCCCTACTGTTATTGTTTTTCTCTACATACTTTTGAAGATAAATTTCTCATTTTATCCGTgacaacatatataatattaatcaaGGAAAGTCCCGTGTACGTGAATACATTACTAGCTAATATACTACTCCCACTACTTATACATTAAAGTTTTGAGTTTCATGACTTCATCACGACATGAAATTTATCGCGACTATGCACACATCTAACACAAGAATAACACGTACTTACACAGAGCTAAGTATTGTAGGTATTTTATACATGCAGGTAAAAACCTTCCTTGTATACGCACCGTTTGACTTTGATTTAGCAATAGTGAGTTGAATGAAATTACGCATCTCACAAAACATTGCTTCTAGAAACTGTCATTGAATGTTATTTGTATTGAAAAACTTgttcaaataaatataactcGTATATTTTGAAGAccaaaatgaattttattttaaaacggCTGATGTCTAGGGAATATGGGATGAGATATGAATTATTTTGGAATACATCTAGTACAAGGTGTGAATGTTGGACCTTCCGTTTCGGCGACGTCATGTTTACGAATATTTAATTCACCAAGAACGTCTTTggtcctcttttttttttaaagtactGTTTTGTTTCATGAGTATTTTCATGAGTATATTCAACTAAATCACTCTTGTTTCATTTTGGGTTATGGTTGTTATGTGAGATAATAATTACCATAATCGAGTGCACACAGTTAACCAGCTAAAACATATCGCTGATTACCctctataataaaattgttaaataacTTCTCttatttgatccaaaaaaaaaacttctcttAACGTATGCACCCCCAAAAAAGTACTTCTCTCAACAGtagttcaaaaaagaaaaaaatgttgtaagtaaagaagagaagagaagagaagagaggaattggtgtgtcttattccatgaataatgatctacttatataggatacaatagcttggagacaaagcttaacttggagtggggaacaagtatatctagaactttccatatggacatcactacaatatttataacacttccccttgatgtccaatATGTCGAAATGCTTTCAAAACGCCGTAGatgctgcctcgttaaaaaccgagattgtaatgccataaccgtctagagtttgtaatgtgtttggaatactgcctcgttaaaacctttccatggtaaacccaaaaacccaatgtggtaaaaacgggaagccatggataggaaaaagagtacagccgcattacttcccctgaaatgaacatcactgaaggcttctcagtgatcgcataccaatctgctgcataagcttcctgagcgtgcatgttggtaatgcctaagtgaagaggtcggctgagttctcgctggatctgacttagagtaccttgacctctccttctttctgaagatcgtgggtgaaaaagaacttggggagaacatgtttagtcttgtcacccttgatgtaaccatctttgagctgagctatgcatggcgcattgtcttcgtaaagaacggtcggctcgtctttaccatccgtgatcccacatgctgtccgaatatggtgtgtcatgagtctcaatcagacacactctctgcttgcttcatggatcgccaatatatccgagtgattggatgatgtggctgatatagtctgcttgactgatctccatgaaatggtcgtgcctccatatgtgaaaacatagccggtttgggacttagcactgtgtggatcggactggtaacctgcatcaacaaaatgctttcatgatattcatggtccattcggatcatatggtttatctctcttagataaattcgaccatgaatgtctttgtatgtccatgatctgtccggatcatgacatcatccataatccatccggattatgttcttgtccactatatatcttattcatatcctttgaccaaaactctttatgaatttttagtatatgtccacggcctgttcatgaagtggctattgtgttatagtttgaagtttaatcaaaactaagccactttttggtcaataggacgttcctctcacttggatggtttaggtcggatttaagacctagaggaactggtcggaacaagctggacgggatggattggtcgggaccaatgatgattaaggtcgaactaggtcggacatgatcctagtcggtatggttccctttggtcgtgaatctgatggattctcagaccatttgatcaatctattcttggtacgttggatcatagatcccaacattcatatacggctaatgatctctactatagatcatcgtagtctcttcatagcctttccaagaatcaatcatcttaatcatcctttctttaagtataaacacaaggaatatattgactactatatggactgatttgaaacgttcttatagaactttctactaagcatcacttagtcttatcatatcgtgtgtatgcagctgcatttcagtccatgaacaacgcaggaacgatgttgttctatgagaacttctttctcatctttcaaggtatcttatattacctttatatccagtgagatatccaatgtctactacatctttcttagatgtccagatttcgatattgggtagtagcattcaccacattaggaatttatttccttgttccttagtccctgtgagtatccttgtgtgatcaagccattccattgaatgctttatgtagcaacatgtacgaccacttgtctgtactttcatgttctactgctcacgattttcttttcctcacaagactcatctgttcactggttagatggcgtctcacttatgtatttggccaatacgcccatctcatacattctttgggtttaactccacgtctcattctatgagtactcttacgtgggttagtgatcctcgcatatctcttatgctcaagtgctttctctttatcacttatgagtgtgtgtatgtgtcgacactttatataatgttccatcgcgttctatcgcgttctagacatgatacaatcgattgagattttattattatcaggatcattgaatactttgtagtttgcaaggctacattgtatgatacctgtaccttaggaccggccggtcttatctcattgtctagtatggtttctctttcatgaacccgaatctatcattatgagcaccttaacTTTTCTATTCGTGGTTCATTATATATGGAACAttctggtctatcttgtatagacttttacagcaacttgattatgtctctactaggacatttatatagtggtgctaagctggtatgacttagtcattctttcgggtctgtctggctatcattctttctttgtttatgaacgtccaatatatatatatatctggtccgaggatctttgccaagacttggatggttaaaaccattccacttttactttctatttaccagcttatagctttctccatgatgttggatagtcggattcatcttgtatgtaatccgtgtaccttggccacaatatgatcacctttgtttggctcatggtctcactgaattcgtgggagaaagatcatgttctcttatccaacatatattcccgattttcatctcatccttagatgaggtattccatccta
This genomic stretch from Raphanus sativus cultivar WK10039 chromosome 3, ASM80110v3, whole genome shotgun sequence harbors:
- the LOC130509316 gene encoding 18.1 kDa class I heat shock protein — its product is MSLVPSLFGGRRSNVFDPFSLDAWDPFEGFFTPSALANASGSTARDVAAFTNARVDWKETPEAHVFKADLPGLKKEEVKVEVEDKNILQISGERSKENEEKNDKWHRVERASGKFMRRFKLPENAKMEEVKATMENGVLTVTVPKAPEKKPEVKSIDISG
- the LOC108848075 gene encoding exocyst complex component EXO70H1; translation: MGKHLFRSSPPPEKQTAHQTLAETAVQECMSNINTVISKWTSPSSSSDQFLFSTNSRREAEEFVEAVRHLHITMHRLAAVNPSSDKLIHAQNLMQSAMNLLESEFHRVLMENRQYLDPESVSVRSHRSSRFSSSTPTSVSDSEDETFHEENTTEEHRFSGGDSDAMDDLKMIADCMISSGYAKECVKVYKTVRRSIVDETLHGLAVERFTLHQIQKMDWDTLESKIRSWLPAVKLAVRSLFFGERLLADHVFSSSVNIAESSFTDITQEGALTLFTFPENAAKIKKLSPEKMFRFLDMYESLANLFVEIESIFYFDSAVTVRTQVISSLAKLGDAARLMMNDFESAIQKETSKTPIAGGGVHPLTRYVMNYLSFLADYSESTAVIFENWRPTSPESYAGEDARPEELYSSPVSVRIAWVILLTLCKIDGKAQPYKDVALSYLFLANNLQYVVVKVRSSGLKVLLGEDWVGRHEGKVRQYADKFEKLAWGRVLTSLPENPAEEITGEEATELFGRFNDEFEAAYRKQIAWVVPDPKLRDWIKLSLSQKLMPVCTEFYEVNRFGLGGDGFNVRYTPEDIGNYLSDLYFGSRGSGSVSTKGSGSGTGSSATGKSHGGRSH